The following proteins are co-located in the Clostridia bacterium genome:
- a CDS encoding site-specific DNA-methyltransferase — translation MARLVEPGSVDVVVTSPPYNLGTVYRSYDDTESREDYLKWTVQWASEVARVLSPSGSFFLNVGSKPLDPWVPFEVAESLRPIFSLQNVIHWVKSIAISRTDVGNYPGITGDIAIGHYKPINSPRFVNDCHEYIFHFTHNGDAPLNRLAVGVPYQDKTNIDRWRKAPKPGIQDLRCRGNTWFIPYETIRNRADERPHPATFPSRLPQMCIELHGVERCNLVMDPFVGLGSTGIACVRLGVSFIGFEIDDFYFAKAAERITHEVTNRPMSL, via the coding sequence ATGGCGAGGCTAGTAGAACCGGGATCAGTCGACGTGGTGGTGACGTCGCCCCCATACAACCTCGGCACCGTCTACAGGAGCTACGACGACACGGAATCGCGCGAGGATTACCTGAAATGGACAGTCCAATGGGCATCGGAAGTTGCCCGCGTTCTCTCTCCCAGCGGATCATTCTTCCTGAACGTCGGGTCTAAACCACTTGATCCGTGGGTGCCTTTCGAGGTCGCAGAGTCGCTTCGCCCGATCTTCTCACTGCAGAATGTCATACACTGGGTGAAGTCCATAGCCATCTCCCGCACCGATGTCGGAAACTACCCGGGCATCACAGGCGATATCGCTATTGGCCACTACAAGCCCATCAACTCTCCGCGTTTCGTTAACGATTGCCACGAGTACATATTCCACTTCACCCACAATGGGGATGCTCCCCTCAACCGCCTGGCCGTGGGAGTCCCATACCAGGACAAGACGAACATAGACCGATGGAGGAAGGCCCCAAAGCCCGGAATACAGGATCTCCGCTGCCGGGGAAACACCTGGTTCATCCCATACGAAACAATTCGGAACCGTGCTGATGAACGGCCTCATCCTGCTACGTTCCCGTCTAGGTTGCCCCAGATGTGCATCGAACTCCACGGCGTGGAAAGATGCAATCTCGTAATGGACCCCTTTGTCGGGCTTGGGAGCACCGGAATTGCATGTGTCCGCCTCGGGGTCTCCTTCATCGGGTTCGAAATCGATGACTTCTACTTCGCCAAAGCAGCGGAGCGAATCACGCACGAGGTAACCAATAGGCCTATGAGCCTATGA
- a CDS encoding MFS transporter → MTVGETQIHSTSSTIQRSTDRWIVFAICSAAYLISYFHRMSSAVMAPSIAEEFGVTAIQLGFLSSTYFWAYAVLQLPVGILTDRHGPRAVISTGTAVAALGTIVFGTARQYGVALIGRTLTGVGVAAVYVPSLKLLGASFGAAEFATVTGLFVAVGNLGAIMAGGPFAAAVSTIGWRAAFLVIGAITAAVSVASIACLRDKHSSARPPEDAVAGQIRGASPERDHQSRARAVAIGTLGAIIFLKYGPLMAYQGLWGAPYLMEVRAMTSVQAGKVLAAVSFGYLLGGPAGGVLADRTGMSHRTLLVATSAIYLAAWAPLGLFAATASTTVLCLSSAVMGIMSAASGIVTYSMVREFAGPDHAGKGLGVVNTCSLGGGSVFQLALGSIIDRAAAGGLAPAAAYAAAFRFAFLGVLTMAALTLTLKGPAKASS, encoded by the coding sequence TTGACTGTCGGCGAGACACAGATACATTCCACCAGTTCCACCATTCAACGTTCTACCGATAGATGGATAGTGTTCGCCATCTGCTCAGCCGCCTACCTCATATCATACTTCCACCGGATGTCGTCGGCGGTCATGGCCCCTAGTATTGCTGAAGAGTTCGGCGTCACCGCAATACAGCTTGGGTTCCTATCGTCCACATACTTCTGGGCGTATGCTGTACTTCAGCTGCCAGTAGGGATTCTCACGGATAGGCACGGCCCGCGCGCCGTGATCTCGACTGGAACTGCGGTTGCAGCTCTGGGAACTATTGTATTCGGGACTGCCCGACAGTATGGCGTGGCTCTGATAGGGAGGACCCTCACCGGAGTGGGTGTCGCGGCGGTGTATGTTCCTTCCCTAAAGCTGCTGGGAGCGTCGTTCGGGGCTGCTGAATTCGCCACAGTGACCGGGCTGTTCGTGGCAGTGGGCAACCTTGGCGCGATCATGGCAGGCGGCCCCTTCGCAGCAGCAGTGTCCACAATTGGCTGGAGGGCCGCTTTCCTGGTCATCGGGGCCATCACTGCAGCGGTATCCGTAGCTTCGATTGCGTGCCTTAGGGATAAGCACAGTTCAGCCCGCCCGCCAGAGGATGCGGTGGCAGGCCAGATCAGGGGGGCCTCGCCTGAGAGAGATCATCAGTCCAGAGCGCGTGCAGTCGCCATCGGCACTTTGGGAGCGATCATCTTCCTCAAGTACGGGCCGCTCATGGCGTACCAGGGCCTGTGGGGCGCTCCATACCTGATGGAGGTCAGGGCCATGACTAGTGTTCAGGCGGGAAAGGTGCTTGCTGCCGTGTCGTTCGGATATCTATTGGGAGGACCTGCAGGCGGAGTGCTCGCGGATCGGACCGGGATGAGCCACAGGACATTGCTGGTTGCGACGTCGGCGATCTATCTGGCGGCCTGGGCGCCGCTGGGCCTGTTCGCCGCAACTGCTTCTACGACGGTGTTATGCCTGAGCTCGGCCGTGATGGGGATAATGAGCGCCGCCTCTGGCATTGTGACATACTCAATGGTCAGAGAATTCGCAGGGCCGGACCATGCCGGAAAGGGCCTCGGAGTCGTGAACACCTGCTCGCTCGGGGGAGGATCCGTGTTCCAGCTCGCGCTTGGCAGCATTATCGACAGAGCCGCCGCTGGCGGCCTAGCTCCAGCAGCGGCCTATGCGGCAGCTTTCAGGTTTGCATTTCTGGGAGTGCTCACGATGGCGGCCCTTACGCTGACCCTCAAGGGGCCTGCGAAGGCATCATCCTAG
- a CDS encoding dipeptidase translates to MFMMDAHCDTLMDVVSGRRRLADRGKGGHLDLPRMAEAKLAAQVFAVFITDEYLPGAAARRAMQYVDAFYREVDDNSKLLAFAAKAGDAARANSEGKIAGFLSLEGGEALEGSIELLRIFYRLGVRLMTLTWSRRNQIADGSYEERTGSGLTRFGVQVVSEMDRLGMVVDVSHLSESGFWDVVKVSTRPIIASHSNAKALCPHARNLTDEQAKAIADKGGVIGVTFVGPFLGDERRSVAGVVDHIDYLASLVGPEHIAIGSDFDGMDDDALPQGLSDVTKLPSLVAELARRGYSEATVRGIMGENLLRVVEGVIGS, encoded by the coding sequence ATGTTCATGATGGATGCGCATTGCGACACTCTCATGGATGTTGTGTCGGGCCGCAGGAGGCTCGCTGATCGCGGGAAAGGCGGCCATCTCGACCTTCCGAGGATGGCAGAGGCGAAGCTTGCCGCTCAGGTATTCGCAGTGTTCATCACTGATGAGTACCTGCCGGGCGCTGCCGCCAGGCGTGCCATGCAGTACGTGGACGCATTCTACCGCGAAGTGGATGACAACAGCAAGCTGCTTGCCTTTGCTGCCAAGGCCGGGGATGCCGCGCGGGCAAACTCGGAAGGAAAGATAGCTGGCTTCCTGAGCCTTGAGGGGGGAGAGGCGCTTGAAGGCAGCATCGAACTCCTGCGGATCTTCTACCGGCTCGGAGTCAGGCTGATGACCCTCACGTGGAGCCGAAGGAATCAGATCGCAGACGGGTCATATGAGGAGAGGACTGGCAGTGGGCTTACCCGCTTCGGAGTGCAGGTGGTCTCCGAGATGGACCGGCTTGGCATGGTCGTGGACGTGTCCCACCTGTCGGAATCAGGTTTCTGGGACGTTGTGAAGGTGTCTACGCGCCCGATAATAGCCTCTCATTCCAACGCCAAAGCACTGTGCCCGCATGCACGGAATCTCACCGACGAGCAAGCCAAGGCCATCGCGGACAAGGGCGGCGTGATAGGCGTCACCTTTGTGGGGCCCTTCCTAGGAGATGAGCGGAGATCGGTCGCGGGTGTTGTCGACCATATCGACTATCTCGCAAGCCTCGTGGGCCCAGAGCACATCGCCATAGGCTCTGATTTCGACGGAATGGACGATGACGCGCTTCCTCAGGGCCTGTCGGATGTGACTAAGCTGCCTTCACTAGTGGCTGAGCTCGCCAGGAGGGGATATTCCGAAGCCACCGTGAGGGGGATTATGGGCGAGAACCTGCTGAGGGTAGTTGAGGGTGTCATAGGCTCATAG
- a CDS encoding tRNA threonylcarbamoyladenosine dehydratase yields the protein MDSDLLDTHWQARTELLIGCEGVRRLARASVIVVGLGGVGSHCAEALARAGIGSLTLVDGDVITPSNINRQSIALPRTVGMAKADAMAIRVREINPDCNASSVIQVISAENAAGLLSIGPDYVADAIDSIDAKLGLIEACMRASIPIVSSMGAGNKLDPTRFRVADISQTHTCPMAKAVRLELRSRGIARGLSVVFSDEPPVARHPGTLGSISTVPPAAGLAMAGLILRELSGICVPHTN from the coding sequence ATGGATTCGGACCTACTCGATACGCATTGGCAAGCCAGGACGGAACTGCTCATCGGCTGTGAGGGAGTGCGGCGCCTTGCCAGGGCCAGCGTGATAGTGGTAGGCCTTGGCGGAGTCGGGTCCCATTGCGCAGAGGCACTGGCCCGCGCCGGGATCGGGTCCCTCACCCTAGTGGATGGGGATGTGATAACCCCCTCCAACATAAACAGGCAGAGCATCGCACTTCCTCGTACTGTCGGGATGGCAAAGGCGGACGCAATGGCCATCCGAGTGCGAGAGATCAACCCGGACTGCAATGCCAGCTCCGTGATTCAGGTGATCTCAGCGGAGAACGCAGCGGGTCTTCTAAGCATTGGTCCTGACTACGTGGCGGATGCCATCGACTCCATCGACGCGAAACTCGGCCTCATCGAGGCGTGCATGAGAGCGAGCATACCGATTGTATCGTCGATGGGAGCCGGGAACAAGCTCGATCCAACGAGGTTCCGGGTGGCGGACATATCCCAAACCCATACATGTCCGATGGCGAAGGCCGTCCGGCTCGAGCTGCGCAGCCGGGGCATTGCGCGAGGGCTTTCCGTGGTCTTCTCAGATGAACCTCCGGTTGCACGCCACCCAGGGACGCTTGGCAGTATCTCCACTGTGCCCCCTGCGGCGGGCCTGGCCATGGCCGGTCTGATCCTGCGCGAATTATCGGGCATATGCGTGCCCCACACTAACTAG
- a CDS encoding DUF2905 family protein — translation MVHIVQRIGAVLFQAGGMMLTVGLVLVRWPKAISWFGKLPGDIMTANVIAPFTSMLLASLAVSALSWLFSALLRLIR, via the coding sequence GTGGTTCACATCGTTCAGAGGATTGGCGCCGTTCTGTTCCAGGCCGGAGGCATGATGCTCACCGTAGGTCTCGTGCTGGTCCGTTGGCCCAAAGCCATATCATGGTTCGGCAAGCTGCCCGGCGATATAATGACAGCGAATGTGATAGCCCCTTTCACTTCAATGCTCCTCGCAAGCCTGGCGGTATCGGCTCTATCATGGCTCTTCAGCGCCTTGCTGCGCCTGATACGCTAG